From the Solanum pennellii chromosome 4, SPENNV200 genome, one window contains:
- the LOC107016188 gene encoding protein MIZU-KUSSEI 1-like yields MRQAQQQQHQPFAALPRTSSCKSSKKIIPANNSTYSRSYSHDYSTDKSLVLPKNATASSSSSNNFNRLTKTRIGVSSLLRSLISIISFPSVLPTCRWINIPNQFSITPSLGRKVTGTLFGHRRGHVSFAVQDDPKSDPVLLIELAVSTSSLVKEMSSGLVRIALECEKTAAPGGSRRRLGLFEEPMWTMYCNGRKCGYATSRLCTDSDWHVLSTVQSVSVGAGVIPVVDDGRKISAAEGELLYMRAKFERVVGSRDSEAFYMMNPDGNGGPELSIFLLRI; encoded by the coding sequence ATGAGACAagcacaacaacaacaacaccaaccaTTTGCTGCTCTTCCGCGAACAAGCAGCTGCAAAAGCTCGAAAAAAATCATACCTGCAAATAACAGCACTTATTCGCGGTCTTACTCCCATGATTATTCAACTGACAAATCTCTCGTTCTTCCTAAGAACGCAACCGCATCATCCTCTTCTTCCAACAATTTCAATCGATTAACCAAAACTCGAATCGGAGTTTCATCTCTTCTCCGATCACTCATCAGTATCATCTCATTCCCTTCCGTACTCCCTACTTGCCGATGGATAAATATTCCGAATCAGTTCTCAATTACCCCTTCCCTCGGCCGGAAAGTCACCGGAACTTTATTCGGTCACCGGAGAGGCCACGTCAGCTTCGCCGTACAAGACGATCCGAAATCCGACCCGGTTTTACTGATCGAGCTCGCAGTTTCAACTTCTTCGTTAGTAAAAGAGATGTCGTCGGGATTGGTGAGAATTGCGTTAGAATGTGAGAAAACAGCGGCGCCGGGAGGTAGCCGGAGGAGATTAGGGCTATTTGAAGAGCCGATGTGGACGATGTATTGTAACGGGAGGAAATGTGGGTATGCAACATCGAGATTATGTACGGATTCCGATTGGCATGTGTTGAGTACAGTGCAGAGTGTTTCCGTCGGTGCCGGAGTAATTCCGGTGGTGGACGACGGCCGGAAAATTAGTGCGGCGGAAGGTGAGTTGTTGTATATGAGAGCGAAATTTGAAAGAGTTGTAGGGAGTCGTGACTCCGAAGCTTTTTATATGATGAATCCGGATGGTAATGGAGGACCTGAACTCagtatttttcttcttaggatatga